The Agrococcus carbonis genome has a window encoding:
- the dapF gene encoding diaminopimelate epimerase codes for MTALASGTFSKGHGTGNDFVLVADPDGAAPLTPERVRALADRRFGIGGDGVIRAVRAGATGDAALDAAPAGTWAMDYWNSDGSVSEMCGNGVRVFVRFLLESRLAQLADGEGIDIATRAGLKRVVRRGDRFSADLGPFELGGDRLVGAGGLQVDRPGLDVSTGNPHVVVALAGDDELDALQLHEAPSLDPAPPDGANVEFVVPGTIADGVGSIRMRVHERGSGETLSCGTGAVAAAMATRHWSGDAADRWIVDVPGGRLEVEVDERGHAWLTGPAELVFRGEGISPAR; via the coding sequence ATGACAGCACTCGCGAGCGGCACCTTCTCCAAGGGCCACGGGACGGGCAACGACTTCGTGCTCGTCGCCGACCCCGACGGCGCCGCGCCGCTCACGCCCGAGCGCGTGCGCGCGCTCGCCGACCGCCGCTTCGGGATCGGCGGCGACGGTGTCATCCGAGCCGTGCGCGCGGGCGCGACCGGCGACGCCGCGCTCGACGCGGCCCCCGCCGGCACGTGGGCGATGGACTACTGGAACTCCGATGGCAGCGTGAGCGAGATGTGCGGCAACGGCGTGCGCGTCTTCGTGCGCTTCCTCCTCGAGTCCCGGCTCGCGCAGCTCGCCGACGGCGAGGGCATCGACATCGCGACGCGCGCCGGACTCAAGCGCGTCGTGCGTCGCGGCGACCGCTTCTCGGCCGACCTCGGGCCGTTCGAGCTCGGCGGCGACCGGCTCGTCGGGGCAGGCGGGCTGCAGGTCGATCGGCCCGGGCTCGACGTCTCGACGGGCAACCCGCACGTCGTCGTCGCGCTCGCCGGCGACGACGAGCTCGACGCGCTGCAGCTGCACGAGGCGCCCTCCCTCGACCCTGCGCCGCCGGACGGCGCGAACGTCGAGTTCGTCGTGCCCGGCACGATCGCCGACGGCGTCGGCTCCATCCGCATGCGGGTCCACGAGCGCGGCTCGGGCGAGACGCTCTCGTGCGGCACGGGCGCGGTGGCTGCGGCGATGGCGACGCGGCACTGGTCAGGGGATGCGGCGGATCGGTGGATCGTGGACGTGCCCGGCGGGCGCCTCGAGGTCGAGGTCGACGAGCGCGGTCACGCGTGGCTCACGGGCCCCGCAGAGCTCGTCTTCCGGGGCGAGGGGATCAGTCCGGCGCGGTGA
- the miaA gene encoding tRNA (adenosine(37)-N6)-dimethylallyltransferase MiaA produces the protein MSLIAVVGATGTGKTERSLDIADAVVRLGGSAEIVNCDAMQLYRGMDIGTAKAPLAERRGHPHHLLDVLDPWEDAAVAAYREAALDAITAIEARGAVPILVGGSGLYASSVLYDFAFPATDEALRAQLEADLEREGAAAMHERLVAVDAAAAEAIGPHNGRRLVRALEAVTLTGEPFRVGLPPEESLLRPTLIQHVRLERTALVKRLDRRVERMWADGIVAEAQRLRDAGIERGTTAQQAIGYRQALDQLDGALSEAAAIERTQALTRRYARRQVSWFQRYPAAPDAEPDALAQHALASLEA, from the coding sequence GTGAGCCTCATCGCCGTCGTCGGCGCGACAGGCACGGGCAAGACGGAGCGCTCGCTCGACATCGCCGACGCGGTCGTGCGGCTCGGCGGCTCGGCCGAGATCGTCAACTGCGACGCGATGCAGCTCTACCGCGGCATGGACATCGGCACCGCGAAGGCGCCGCTGGCCGAGCGCCGCGGCCACCCGCACCACCTGCTCGACGTGCTCGACCCGTGGGAGGACGCCGCCGTCGCCGCCTACCGCGAGGCGGCGCTCGACGCGATCACGGCGATCGAGGCGCGCGGCGCCGTGCCGATCCTCGTCGGAGGCAGCGGCCTGTACGCCTCGAGCGTGCTCTACGACTTCGCGTTCCCCGCGACCGACGAGGCGCTGCGGGCGCAGCTCGAGGCCGACCTCGAGCGCGAGGGAGCCGCCGCGATGCACGAGCGACTGGTCGCCGTCGACGCGGCGGCGGCGGAGGCGATCGGGCCGCACAACGGCCGTCGCCTCGTGCGAGCGCTCGAGGCGGTCACGCTGACGGGCGAGCCGTTCCGCGTGGGGCTGCCCCCCGAGGAGTCGCTCCTGCGGCCGACGCTCATCCAGCACGTGCGCCTCGAGCGCACCGCCCTCGTCAAGCGGCTCGACCGGCGCGTCGAGCGCATGTGGGCCGACGGGATCGTCGCCGAGGCGCAGCGGCTGCGGGACGCCGGCATCGAGCGCGGCACGACGGCCCAACAGGCGATCGGCTACCGCCAGGCGCTCGACCAGCTCGACGGCGCGCTCAGCGAAGCGGCGGCGATCGAGCGCACCCAGGCGCTCACGCGGCGCTACGCGCGCCGGCAGGTGTCGTGGTTCCAGCGCTACCCCGCGGCACCGGATGCGGAGCCGGACGCGCTCGCCCAGCACGCGCTCGCTAGCCTGGAGGCATGA
- a CDS encoding SGNH/GDSL hydrolase family protein — protein MGVPRSVRTALAAVAAAAFVLSGSIVATGAAQAAPPPVSQLTRMAALGDSITLGVSSCSSWTSCTQNSWAAGTSTTVSSHLLRLRAAGATTLAASNYAVSGARSGGLLAQAQSAVRVGAQYVTIEIGANDACTRTVGEMTPTTTFRTNVQNALAALAAGGAPQVFVASIPSLQRLYEVNRTSSSARLTWGLLRICQSMLANPSSTQPADVQRRAAVQQRVDEYNAALQQACAAYATCRYDGGAVARYAFARTDISTRDYFHPSLAGQARLASLTWPPSQWASP, from the coding sequence ATGGGCGTTCCACGCAGCGTGCGCACCGCGCTCGCCGCCGTCGCAGCCGCAGCGTTCGTGCTCTCGGGCTCGATCGTCGCGACGGGGGCCGCTCAGGCCGCGCCCCCGCCGGTCTCGCAGCTGACGCGCATGGCGGCGCTCGGCGACTCCATCACCCTCGGCGTCTCCTCGTGCAGCAGCTGGACGAGCTGCACGCAGAACAGTTGGGCGGCAGGCACGAGCACGACCGTGTCGTCCCACCTGCTGCGGCTGCGCGCCGCAGGCGCCACGACCCTGGCCGCCTCCAACTACGCCGTGTCCGGGGCGCGCTCCGGCGGTCTGCTCGCGCAGGCGCAGAGCGCGGTGAGGGTGGGCGCCCAGTACGTCACGATCGAGATCGGCGCGAACGACGCGTGCACCCGCACGGTGGGGGAGATGACGCCCACGACGACCTTCCGGACCAACGTGCAGAACGCGCTCGCAGCGCTCGCTGCGGGCGGCGCTCCGCAGGTCTTCGTCGCGAGCATCCCGAGCCTGCAGCGCCTCTACGAGGTCAATCGCACGAGCAGCAGCGCGCGGCTCACCTGGGGCCTGCTGCGCATCTGCCAGTCGATGCTCGCGAACCCCAGCAGCACGCAGCCGGCCGACGTGCAGCGACGGGCAGCTGTGCAGCAGCGGGTCGACGAGTACAACGCCGCGCTCCAGCAGGCGTGCGCGGCGTACGCCACCTGCCGGTACGACGGGGGCGCAGTCGCGAGGTACGCCTTCGCGCGCACCGACATCTCCACGCGCGACTACTTCCACCCCTCGCTCGCCGGTCAGGCGAGGCTCGCGAGCCTGACCTGGCCGCCGAGCCAGTGGGCGAGCCCCTGA